From the Leifsonia sp. AG29 genome, one window contains:
- a CDS encoding GmrSD restriction endonuclease domain-containing protein, protein MRRSSKPASPAAGAAPGSPPAGWYQNPENPAELRWWDGSAWTTHTAEPGTVALAPNARPARKIPVATWVGGALVLFFALFAAPGGIGALLIFASLVAGITALYALITQRRSWALLPNSRPIAGGIAAGSLVLLLIGTGLYGVSHPSVAPAAQAVTASATATHKPSPTPTPTPTDQEPLDPATVVAADGKPAVVIADASSTSTTALALLGTLPVKGKAPATGYLRTTDFGQAWLDVDGNHCDTRNDILSRDLTGVVRQGTCTVLSGTLADKYTGQTIDFVRGAKTSALVQIDHIVPLQNAWITGAQQLTQAQRVSLANDPLNLIAVDAHSNEQKSNGDAATWLPANKSYRCEYVARQISVKATYGLWVTQAEHDAMARILGGCTGQMAETSAFAPPAPAPAPVPAPAPAPAPAPAPAPAPAPAPAPAPAPAPAPAPDVYYANCAAVRAAGKAPLLAGQPGYSRKLDRDGDGIACE, encoded by the coding sequence GTGCGCAGATCATCGAAGCCCGCCTCCCCCGCTGCCGGCGCCGCTCCCGGCTCCCCACCCGCGGGCTGGTATCAGAACCCGGAGAACCCGGCTGAGCTTCGCTGGTGGGACGGCAGCGCGTGGACGACGCACACAGCCGAACCCGGGACGGTCGCCCTCGCCCCGAATGCACGGCCCGCGCGCAAGATTCCCGTCGCAACCTGGGTCGGCGGCGCGCTCGTGCTGTTCTTCGCGCTGTTCGCCGCGCCTGGAGGCATCGGGGCGCTGCTAATCTTCGCCTCCCTGGTCGCCGGAATCACAGCGCTCTACGCGCTGATCACGCAGCGGCGGAGCTGGGCGCTCCTCCCGAACTCGCGCCCGATCGCGGGAGGGATCGCCGCCGGTTCGCTCGTGCTCCTGCTCATCGGCACGGGCCTCTACGGCGTCAGCCATCCGTCAGTTGCCCCCGCCGCACAGGCTGTGACGGCCTCGGCCACCGCCACGCACAAACCGTCGCCGACCCCAACACCCACACCGACGGATCAGGAGCCGCTCGACCCGGCCACGGTCGTCGCCGCCGACGGCAAGCCGGCCGTGGTGATCGCCGACGCAAGCTCGACCTCGACCACGGCGCTGGCTCTGCTCGGCACGCTCCCGGTGAAGGGCAAGGCGCCCGCGACCGGGTACCTGCGCACGACCGACTTCGGTCAGGCGTGGCTCGACGTCGACGGTAATCACTGCGATACACGCAATGACATCCTGAGCCGAGATCTGACCGGGGTCGTGCGGCAGGGAACCTGTACCGTCCTCTCCGGCACGCTCGCCGACAAGTACACGGGCCAGACGATCGACTTCGTGCGCGGTGCGAAGACCTCCGCGCTGGTGCAGATCGACCACATCGTGCCCCTCCAGAACGCGTGGATCACCGGCGCGCAGCAGCTCACCCAGGCTCAGCGAGTCAGCCTCGCCAACGACCCGCTGAACCTCATCGCCGTCGACGCTCACTCGAACGAGCAGAAGTCGAACGGGGATGCGGCGACCTGGCTGCCCGCCAATAAGTCGTACCGCTGCGAATACGTCGCCCGGCAGATCTCCGTGAAAGCGACCTACGGGCTGTGGGTCACGCAAGCCGAGCACGACGCGATGGCGCGCATCCTGGGAGGCTGCACCGGGCAAATGGCAGAGACGTCGGCGTTCGCGCCTCCCGCACCCGCACCCGCCCCGGTGCCTGCACCCGCTCCTGCACCCGCCCCCGCCCCCGCCCCCGCGCCCGCCCCCGCGCCCGCTCCCGCACCGGCCCCTGCGCCGGCACCGGCACCGGCACCCGACGTCTACTACGCGAACTGCGCCGCCGTCCGCGCCGCCGGCAAGGCACCCCTCCTCGCCGGCCAGCCCGGCTACTCCCGCAAGCTCGACCGCGACGGTGACGGAATCGCCTGCGAGTAG
- a CDS encoding peptidoglycan-binding domain-containing protein — MSNPWQPTVQEGDTGDAVRRAQRALRRTPDLGLVVDGIFGPQTKAAVISFQQGAGLVPDGIVGPLTWAALPDGGPMPVLSEGSTGPVVSSLQTILTNGADQWGGVTPQGIDGIFGPHTKAAVEAFQGWGGVTVDGIVGDQTWGVSLHAASATLETAVGLQFVEP, encoded by the coding sequence ATGTCCAACCCATGGCAACCGACCGTGCAGGAGGGCGACACCGGCGACGCGGTGAGGAGGGCACAGCGGGCGCTCCGCCGAACGCCCGACCTCGGGCTCGTCGTCGACGGAATCTTCGGGCCTCAGACGAAAGCCGCGGTCATCTCTTTTCAGCAAGGTGCCGGCCTCGTGCCCGACGGCATCGTCGGGCCGCTCACGTGGGCGGCCCTGCCGGACGGAGGACCCATGCCGGTCCTGAGCGAGGGCTCCACCGGCCCGGTGGTGTCGAGCCTCCAGACGATCCTGACCAACGGCGCCGACCAGTGGGGCGGGGTCACGCCGCAGGGCATCGACGGCATCTTCGGCCCGCACACGAAGGCCGCCGTCGAGGCGTTCCAAGGCTGGGGAGGCGTCACCGTCGACGGCATCGTCGGCGATCAGACCTGGGGTGTCTCCCTTCACGCTGCGAGCGCGACCCTCGAGACGGCGGTCGGGCTGCAGTTCGTGGAGCCCTAG
- a CDS encoding LCP family protein, whose product MAILAITAFAMYSSVATNFNSHVTKIPTASAFPQESGRPTASPTGAENILLLGSDKRGTVDLNQSSVDDQRSDTMMIVHIPADRKSVQVMSVMRDSWVNVPGHGKAKINAALAYGGVPLVVQTVEQLTNARIDHVAMIDFSGFKDMTDALGGITVDVPKAFSENGYSFTQGPNFMNGSQALVFVRARHPFADADYQRVRDQQAFLKAMANRVISQGTLTSPDKIFSFASAVSKHLSVDAGFDFQSMAALGVSLRDVRSGDITYFTMPTSGTGMEGAQSVVYVNEAQLPALKAAFAGDTLAAFAAAQH is encoded by the coding sequence ATGGCTATCCTCGCGATCACGGCATTCGCGATGTATTCGAGTGTTGCGACGAACTTCAACTCGCACGTGACCAAGATCCCGACCGCTTCGGCCTTCCCGCAGGAGTCCGGCCGCCCGACCGCCAGCCCCACCGGGGCGGAGAACATCCTCCTGCTCGGCTCGGACAAGCGCGGCACGGTCGACCTCAACCAGTCGAGCGTCGATGACCAGCGCTCCGACACCATGATGATCGTGCACATCCCGGCCGACCGGAAGTCGGTGCAGGTCATGTCGGTGATGCGTGATTCGTGGGTCAACGTCCCGGGTCACGGCAAGGCGAAGATCAACGCGGCCTTGGCTTACGGGGGCGTTCCGCTCGTCGTCCAGACGGTCGAGCAGCTGACCAACGCACGCATCGACCACGTGGCGATGATCGACTTCTCCGGATTCAAAGACATGACGGATGCGCTCGGCGGCATCACCGTGGACGTGCCCAAGGCGTTCTCTGAGAACGGATACTCGTTCACGCAGGGTCCCAACTTCATGAACGGCTCGCAGGCGCTCGTGTTCGTGCGTGCGCGCCACCCGTTCGCCGACGCCGACTACCAGCGCGTGCGCGACCAGCAGGCCTTCTTGAAGGCGATGGCCAACCGCGTCATCAGCCAGGGCACCTTGACCAGTCCCGACAAGATCTTCAGCTTCGCGTCCGCGGTGTCCAAGCACCTGTCGGTCGACGCCGGCTTCGACTTCCAGTCGATGGCCGCGCTCGGGGTCAGCCTCCGCGATGTCCGCTCGGGCGACATCACCTACTTCACGATGCCGACCTCCGGGACCGGCATGGAAGGCGCCCAGTCCGTCGTCTACGTGAACGAGGCGCAACTGCCCGCGCTCAAGGCGGCCTTCGCGGGCGACACCCTCGCCGCCTTCGCTGCCGCGCAGCACTGA
- a CDS encoding glycosyltransferase: MTQLTIAYISSYAYASGTANDTRTNGLIRSMELAGFRVTQPDVEETRPAGRTQKLLARIPILRTVTMGSGVSAWLNSLDPAPDVVFVYGADPRFLRPARKWARSRKVPIVVEVVDWYEVRDGVTLGQKFFTAVTNLWSMPREAARCDAAVVASTALEDYFGARGLACLRIPAIMDAAVSESDSPPRSSSIKLVYAGSPGLRDRKTLDNISRLPESDRLAGMPLQVDVVGVVAPEASESRPNSTVTIRYHGRVPRDAALALTARADFSVLQRDPSRRFAKAGFPSKVAESLLLGTPVLSNLSSDLGEYLRDEQNAVILDSDTYDALVEGVARAVHWRTSVEPDRRKIAASAAEVFSPMAYPERLSELLHSVAGRREE, encoded by the coding sequence GTGACCCAGCTGACGATCGCCTACATCAGTTCGTACGCCTACGCCAGCGGCACTGCGAACGACACCAGAACGAACGGGCTCATCCGCTCGATGGAGCTTGCCGGGTTCCGTGTCACGCAACCGGATGTGGAGGAGACGCGCCCAGCGGGACGCACGCAGAAGCTCCTCGCCCGGATCCCGATATTGCGGACGGTCACCATGGGCTCGGGTGTCTCCGCCTGGCTGAACAGCTTGGATCCCGCCCCCGATGTGGTTTTCGTCTACGGTGCCGACCCGCGGTTCCTCCGTCCCGCCCGGAAGTGGGCTCGTTCTCGCAAAGTGCCGATCGTCGTCGAGGTGGTCGACTGGTACGAGGTTCGCGATGGCGTGACGCTCGGGCAGAAATTCTTCACCGCTGTCACCAACCTGTGGTCGATGCCTCGGGAAGCGGCACGCTGTGACGCCGCGGTCGTCGCCAGCACCGCACTGGAGGACTACTTCGGTGCTCGGGGGCTTGCCTGCCTTCGCATCCCGGCGATCATGGACGCAGCCGTGTCAGAGTCCGACTCCCCGCCGCGGTCGAGCTCGATCAAGCTCGTCTACGCAGGCTCCCCAGGTCTCAGAGACCGCAAGACCCTCGACAACATCAGCCGCCTGCCCGAGTCCGATCGGCTGGCCGGCATGCCTCTCCAGGTCGATGTCGTCGGCGTGGTCGCCCCGGAGGCGAGCGAGTCGCGCCCGAACAGCACAGTGACGATCCGCTACCACGGCCGGGTCCCGCGGGATGCTGCTCTCGCGCTGACCGCGCGGGCAGATTTCTCGGTACTGCAGCGCGACCCATCGAGACGCTTCGCGAAAGCCGGGTTCCCATCGAAGGTCGCCGAGAGCCTCCTGCTCGGCACTCCCGTACTGTCGAACCTCTCGAGCGATCTGGGCGAGTACCTCCGGGACGAGCAGAACGCTGTGATCCTCGATTCGGACACGTATGACGCGCTTGTCGAGGGAGTCGCGCGCGCGGTGCACTGGCGGACGTCCGTCGAGCCCGACCGTCGGAAGATCGCTGCGAGTGCAGCCGAGGTGTTCTCCCCGATGGCTTACCCGGAGAGGTTGTCAGAATTGCTGCACTCGGTTGCCGGGAGGCGTGAGGAATGA
- a CDS encoding purine-cytosine permease family protein has translation MSYTEPAADRESLIEQHSIDYIPRSERHGKIWHQGPFWFTGNFVLPTLVVGFVGPEMGLGVWYCVLAVFLGAGFGTFFMAFHANQGPRMGLPQMIQSRAQFGSRGAIVPFAATVFVYVGFLVFDTILATQGIGLFSDAKWFWYPVLIAVSIVIAVIGHDLLHFVQRWLTYFLVAAFAILTIVAIVHFSTTPAVHHAPVLTSGWNLPGFLVLFSLAAGYNISYAVYVSDYTRYLPADASAPKLITSVYLGAWISAFWLMSLGALLGSYIPNADPIAALRNIGDILFPGFGTIVVLISVLALVSIMGVNAYGAMLTSASAVDGFRKVRPTVRLRVVGLVAVGVVSLIIALLIPDNYVNSFNSFVLLMLYFLVPWTAVNLVDFYFVRHGKYAIAEILKPDGLYGRWAWRGVTAYFVGFVVMIPFFSLSFYVGPFAQLLGGADFSFAVGLIVSGGLYYLFSRSIDRTKEQEARRASEAELEGASV, from the coding sequence ATGTCTTACACAGAACCGGCCGCCGATCGCGAGAGCCTGATCGAGCAGCACTCCATCGACTACATCCCGCGCTCGGAGCGCCACGGCAAGATCTGGCACCAGGGCCCGTTCTGGTTCACGGGCAACTTCGTGCTGCCGACCCTGGTCGTCGGCTTCGTCGGCCCCGAGATGGGCCTCGGCGTCTGGTACTGCGTGCTCGCCGTGTTCCTGGGCGCCGGGTTCGGGACGTTCTTCATGGCGTTCCACGCCAACCAGGGCCCGCGGATGGGCCTGCCGCAGATGATCCAGTCGCGTGCCCAGTTCGGCAGCCGCGGAGCGATCGTCCCGTTCGCCGCGACGGTGTTCGTGTACGTGGGCTTCCTCGTCTTCGACACCATCCTGGCGACGCAGGGCATCGGGCTTTTCAGCGACGCGAAGTGGTTCTGGTATCCGGTGCTGATCGCTGTGTCGATCGTCATCGCCGTGATCGGCCACGACCTCCTGCACTTCGTGCAGCGGTGGCTGACGTACTTCCTCGTCGCGGCCTTCGCCATCCTGACGATCGTCGCGATCGTGCACTTCAGCACCACTCCGGCCGTGCACCACGCGCCGGTGCTGACCTCCGGGTGGAACCTCCCGGGCTTCCTCGTGCTCTTCTCCCTCGCCGCGGGCTACAACATCAGCTACGCCGTCTACGTCTCGGACTACACGCGCTACCTGCCGGCCGACGCGTCGGCGCCCAAGCTGATCACCTCGGTGTACCTGGGCGCATGGATCTCGGCCTTCTGGCTGATGTCGCTCGGCGCGCTCCTCGGCAGCTACATCCCGAACGCCGACCCGATCGCCGCGCTGCGGAACATCGGCGACATCCTGTTCCCCGGGTTCGGCACGATCGTGGTGCTCATCTCGGTGCTCGCGCTGGTGTCGATCATGGGCGTGAACGCGTACGGCGCCATGCTGACGAGCGCGAGCGCGGTCGACGGCTTCCGCAAGGTCCGCCCCACTGTGCGCCTCCGGGTCGTCGGACTGGTCGCGGTCGGCGTCGTCTCGCTGATCATCGCGCTGCTGATCCCCGACAACTACGTGAACAGCTTCAACAGCTTCGTGCTGCTCATGCTGTACTTCCTCGTGCCGTGGACGGCGGTCAACCTCGTCGACTTCTACTTCGTGCGGCACGGCAAGTATGCGATCGCCGAGATCCTGAAGCCGGACGGCCTCTACGGCCGCTGGGCATGGCGCGGCGTGACGGCGTACTTCGTCGGGTTCGTGGTCATGATCCCGTTCTTCTCGCTCAGCTTCTACGTGGGCCCGTTCGCGCAGCTGCTCGGCGGCGCCGACTTCTCGTTCGCTGTGGGCCTGATCGTCTCCGGCGGCCTCTACTACCTGTTCTCGCGCAGCATCGACCGGACGAAGGAGCAGGAGGCGCGCCGCGCCAGCGAGGCGGAGCTCGAGGGCGCCTCCGTATGA
- a CDS encoding nitrilase family protein, giving the protein MTAVTVACCQLAPSVGEPEANLRSIREAVHRSAAAGAQIVVLPELASSGYVFSDHAELVEAAEAPDGPTVTAATELAAELGIVVVVGFPEAGDDGLVYNSAVLADPSGVRAIYRKAHLWDSEKPAGFTPGDAPPPVVDTPFGRIAVMICYDLEFPEWSRTAALGGADLLVAPTNWPLFPRPEGERPMEVVKVQANASVNRMAIALADRAGTERGQDWVGGSVIVDQDGYPLTALRLGEEADFVATLDLAESRMKAISDHNDVFRDRRPELYGRVTE; this is encoded by the coding sequence ATGACCGCCGTCACCGTCGCGTGCTGCCAGCTTGCGCCGTCCGTCGGAGAACCGGAGGCGAACCTCCGCTCGATCCGGGAGGCGGTGCACCGGTCGGCCGCGGCGGGCGCCCAGATCGTCGTCCTGCCCGAGCTCGCGTCGAGCGGCTACGTATTCAGCGACCACGCCGAGTTGGTGGAGGCGGCGGAGGCCCCCGACGGACCGACCGTGACCGCCGCGACCGAGCTCGCGGCCGAACTCGGCATCGTGGTCGTCGTCGGATTCCCGGAGGCCGGCGACGACGGACTCGTCTACAACAGCGCCGTGCTGGCCGACCCGTCGGGCGTGCGCGCCATCTACCGCAAGGCGCACCTGTGGGACTCGGAGAAGCCGGCCGGGTTCACCCCCGGTGACGCCCCTCCCCCGGTCGTCGACACCCCGTTCGGACGCATCGCCGTGATGATCTGCTACGACCTGGAGTTCCCGGAGTGGTCGCGCACGGCGGCTCTGGGAGGCGCGGACCTGCTCGTCGCACCGACGAACTGGCCGCTCTTCCCGCGCCCCGAGGGCGAGCGCCCGATGGAGGTCGTCAAGGTGCAGGCCAACGCCTCCGTGAACCGCATGGCGATCGCCCTGGCAGACAGGGCCGGAACGGAGCGCGGCCAGGACTGGGTCGGCGGCAGCGTCATCGTCGACCAGGACGGCTACCCGCTGACCGCCCTGCGGCTCGGCGAGGAGGCGGATTTCGTGGCGACCCTCGACCTGGCCGAGTCTCGCATGAAGGCGATCAGCGACCACAACGACGTCTTCCGCGACCGCCGGCCGGAGCTGTACGGGCGCGTGACGGAGTAG
- the wecB gene encoding non-hydrolyzing UDP-N-acetylglucosamine 2-epimerase produces the protein MTFPRLKVLTVVGTRPEIIRLAATIKLLDASVDHVLVHTGQNYDYELNEIFFEDLGLRRPDHFLEADTSSLGAVLGSVLTKIEAVLLEEKPDAMVVLGDTNSCISALMARRMKIPVYHMEAGNRSFDENVPEEVNRRMVDHVADYNLVYTEHGRRNLLAEGIHPSRILLTGSPMPEVLAANADAIEASDVLERQELTAGEYFLVSLHREENVDNPERLQSVLEALGLLADEYDVPVLVSTHPRTRKRLESQPEALKSKLRFHPPFGFNDYVKLQQSAKLVLSDSGTISEESSILGFPAVTLRDAIERPEALDAGAIVMAGVEADDILRSVRFVLDQGASAAKRDVPSGYEIRDTSSRVTAFILSTATRHHQKAGIRRGAARA, from the coding sequence ATGACCTTCCCCCGACTCAAAGTGCTCACCGTCGTGGGCACCCGTCCGGAGATCATCCGGCTCGCCGCGACGATCAAGCTGCTCGACGCCTCGGTGGACCATGTCCTCGTCCACACCGGTCAGAACTACGACTACGAACTGAACGAGATCTTCTTCGAAGATCTCGGTCTGCGTCGTCCCGACCACTTCCTCGAAGCGGACACGAGCTCACTGGGCGCCGTCCTCGGATCTGTGCTCACGAAGATCGAAGCGGTCCTGCTCGAAGAGAAGCCGGATGCGATGGTCGTGCTGGGTGATACCAACAGCTGCATTTCGGCGCTCATGGCCCGGCGGATGAAGATCCCCGTCTACCACATGGAGGCGGGCAACCGGAGCTTCGACGAGAACGTGCCCGAAGAGGTCAACCGCAGAATGGTCGACCACGTCGCCGACTACAACCTCGTCTACACGGAGCACGGCCGGCGAAATCTGCTCGCGGAGGGCATTCATCCGTCGCGGATCCTTCTGACCGGTTCCCCGATGCCGGAGGTCCTTGCGGCCAACGCCGATGCCATTGAGGCCAGCGACGTTCTCGAAAGGCAGGAGCTCACGGCGGGGGAGTACTTCCTCGTGAGCCTCCATCGCGAAGAGAACGTGGACAACCCGGAGCGGCTCCAGTCGGTGCTGGAGGCGCTGGGCCTGCTCGCCGACGAGTACGACGTCCCGGTGCTGGTTTCGACCCACCCGAGAACGAGGAAGCGCCTCGAGTCGCAGCCGGAAGCGCTGAAGTCGAAGTTGCGGTTCCACCCGCCCTTCGGTTTCAACGATTATGTGAAATTGCAGCAGTCGGCGAAGCTCGTCCTCTCGGACAGCGGGACCATCAGCGAGGAGTCGAGCATTCTCGGGTTTCCCGCAGTGACACTGCGCGACGCCATCGAGCGGCCTGAAGCGCTGGATGCGGGCGCGATCGTCATGGCCGGCGTCGAGGCCGACGACATTCTCCGCTCAGTCCGGTTCGTTCTCGACCAAGGGGCGTCTGCGGCGAAGCGAGACGTGCCGTCGGGTTACGAGATCCGCGACACATCCTCCCGCGTCACCGCCTTCATCCTGTCGACAGCGACGCGTCATCATCAGAAGGCGGGCATCCGTCGAGGGGCGGCGCGCGCGTGA
- a CDS encoding glycosyltransferase: MATRVGVFAPLFPPATRGGGPIRTLEALVKAAPDSAVISILTRDRDLGEVDPLPVPSNRWRIWDRARVFNVTADSPRLLARGYRALKATRPQVLYFNSFFEPRFSILPQLLWRFGYWGGATRLLAPRGEFGAGALGQKPARKRAFIVLYRALGLHRRLFWHASSEMEAADIRRVWGRDAKILIRENETLLPDRAAEVPELHGAPGPLRAFFIGRIARLKGLHVALEALRAVQAPVDFDVFGPIEDRAYYDECLTLASQLPDNVRVAFRGPLAREVIHDTLSGYELFLFPSAGENFGHVIAESLSAACAVFCSDRTPWSDVLRAGGGAVVPLNASDWSRAIQRRATESPDERRSARIAAGQAYDRWRAEARGPHVFELLWHEQRELLPAD, from the coding sequence GTGGCAACTCGTGTGGGCGTGTTCGCGCCGCTCTTTCCCCCCGCCACGCGCGGTGGCGGTCCCATTCGCACGCTCGAGGCACTGGTGAAAGCCGCTCCTGACTCTGCGGTGATCAGTATCCTCACGCGGGATCGGGATCTGGGCGAAGTCGACCCGCTCCCCGTGCCATCGAATCGCTGGCGGATCTGGGACCGGGCGCGCGTGTTCAATGTCACAGCCGACTCGCCGCGTCTGCTCGCGCGCGGTTACCGGGCTCTGAAGGCGACGAGGCCCCAGGTGCTGTACTTCAACTCGTTCTTCGAACCCCGTTTCTCGATCCTCCCTCAGCTGCTCTGGCGGTTCGGATACTGGGGTGGGGCGACGCGCCTGTTGGCGCCGCGCGGAGAATTCGGCGCGGGCGCGCTCGGGCAGAAGCCTGCTCGGAAGCGCGCGTTCATCGTCCTCTACCGTGCACTGGGCCTCCATCGCCGGCTGTTCTGGCACGCCTCATCCGAGATGGAGGCGGCCGACATCCGACGCGTCTGGGGCCGTGACGCGAAGATCTTGATCCGCGAGAACGAGACCCTCCTTCCTGACCGAGCGGCCGAGGTCCCGGAGCTCCACGGTGCCCCCGGGCCGCTGCGGGCGTTCTTCATCGGCCGGATCGCGCGGCTCAAAGGCTTGCACGTGGCTCTCGAAGCGCTGCGAGCGGTTCAAGCGCCGGTGGACTTCGATGTGTTCGGCCCCATCGAGGACCGCGCGTACTACGACGAATGCCTCACGCTCGCCTCTCAGCTGCCGGACAACGTCCGAGTTGCGTTTCGTGGTCCGTTGGCGCGAGAAGTCATCCACGACACCTTGTCCGGCTACGAGCTGTTTCTCTTCCCCTCGGCGGGCGAGAATTTCGGGCACGTCATCGCGGAGTCCCTCTCCGCGGCCTGCGCGGTCTTCTGCAGCGACCGAACTCCGTGGAGCGATGTGCTCAGAGCCGGCGGTGGTGCCGTCGTGCCTCTGAACGCTTCGGACTGGAGCCGCGCAATCCAGAGGAGAGCGACCGAATCGCCGGACGAACGGCGATCGGCCCGGATCGCCGCCGGGCAAGCCTACGACCGCTGGCGCGCGGAAGCTCGTGGCCCTCACGTCTTCGAGCTTCTCTGGCACGAGCAGAGGGAGCTCCTCCCGGCCGACTGA
- a CDS encoding MATE family efflux transporter, whose amino-acid sequence MTNRGQRLLGGIASSAVSRGTAAIAPIVTVPVALSALGVEGYGAWSAALALTAFTSFADLGVGAGLMTRLSASMAVGDVIRSRRLVSSAYTALGLVVAVALILLWGSSAVVPWAAVVGGHESAARSDVAAIALVTLSGFILNVLAGLIVRVQYAAQEVARSNLWQASGNVAGILAVLLAASAGATGAGFVAVAAFVPVLVAATNAILFFSRRAGRGIAPSVRHFHLSTTRDLASIGFRYLVISLLMSVSLGVDSWIVAQTSSLSDVPEYAIPARVFAMVGTLVSVLTIPLWPTSAEAMSSGDTAWVRRTARRMTIVTPAIVGVVSLVAVAAAPLAFHIWLGGKVQTDLFLLVGFALWNIVQACVAPAFMVQNAAGALRPQIIGYLILLAVFPVKWVVAATFGFTWLPLITSIAYVVIIWPAAWIGYRRAVNGPLEALPSVETAVS is encoded by the coding sequence ATGACGAATAGAGGACAACGACTCCTGGGCGGGATCGCATCGTCGGCGGTGTCGCGCGGCACCGCGGCTATCGCTCCGATCGTGACCGTCCCCGTGGCGCTCAGCGCCCTGGGGGTCGAGGGGTATGGTGCGTGGTCGGCCGCGCTGGCACTGACGGCCTTCACATCCTTCGCGGACCTGGGAGTCGGCGCGGGTCTCATGACCCGGCTTTCAGCGTCGATGGCGGTCGGTGACGTGATCCGATCCCGTCGTCTGGTGTCCTCTGCCTATACGGCCCTCGGGCTCGTCGTCGCCGTCGCGCTGATCCTCCTGTGGGGGTCGAGCGCCGTCGTGCCCTGGGCGGCTGTCGTAGGCGGCCACGAGTCGGCGGCCCGCAGCGACGTCGCCGCGATCGCCCTGGTCACGCTCAGCGGGTTCATCCTCAATGTGCTCGCCGGGCTCATCGTGCGCGTCCAATACGCTGCTCAGGAAGTCGCTCGCTCGAATCTGTGGCAGGCGAGCGGCAACGTCGCCGGCATCCTCGCTGTGCTCCTCGCAGCATCGGCTGGGGCGACGGGCGCCGGATTCGTAGCCGTGGCCGCCTTCGTCCCCGTCCTGGTCGCGGCAACGAACGCCATCCTGTTCTTCTCGCGACGCGCTGGCCGAGGAATCGCCCCCTCCGTGCGGCACTTTCATCTCTCGACCACGCGAGACCTGGCCTCGATCGGATTTCGCTATCTCGTCATCAGCCTCCTGATGTCCGTGTCGCTCGGGGTGGACAGCTGGATCGTCGCACAGACATCCTCGTTGAGCGACGTCCCCGAATACGCCATTCCGGCAAGAGTGTTCGCCATGGTCGGTACGCTCGTCTCGGTCCTGACCATTCCGCTGTGGCCGACGAGTGCCGAAGCGATGAGCTCGGGCGACACCGCATGGGTCCGGCGAACGGCGCGACGCATGACCATCGTCACTCCGGCCATCGTCGGCGTGGTCTCACTCGTCGCGGTTGCGGCAGCGCCGCTCGCGTTCCACATCTGGCTCGGCGGCAAGGTTCAGACCGATCTGTTCCTCCTCGTCGGGTTCGCGCTCTGGAACATCGTGCAGGCCTGCGTCGCCCCGGCATTCATGGTGCAGAACGCCGCGGGTGCCCTTCGACCTCAGATCATCGGCTACCTCATCCTGCTGGCGGTCTTCCCGGTGAAGTGGGTGGTCGCGGCGACGTTCGGCTTCACTTGGCTGCCGCTCATCACCTCCATCGCGTACGTCGTGATCATCTGGCCCGCCGCGTGGATCGGATACCGTCGAGCGGTGAACGGACCGTTGGAGGCGCTGCCATCGGTCGAGACGGCGGTATCGTGA